In the genome of Cercospora beticola chromosome 2, complete sequence, one region contains:
- the POL2 gene encoding DNA polymerase epsilon catalytic subunit (BUSCO:EOG092600W1): MPVRRKEGRSKFGANKSNTLKAGKVRVVDASTLRSSEQTQQNERIEATRLAHKIDEAQGFERFEAGKRRVGWLINMHSTAIEDEKVPGGRAAVDFYFIGDDGEQFKASVEYQPYFLIGVKKGREAEVEEWVRRAHEGLVRGVERVEKEDLKMPNHLLGYRRTFLKLTFANVTDLLAVRRVLLPIAETNKSKVSAMDTYAEVASANAGFDLFEDHHEPERDRRPGGIADASDFIQDIREYDVPYHVRVVIDLDIRIGKWYNVEAKHGHITLSGLEDRLTRADPVVMAYDIETTKLPLKFPDAAIDQIMMISYMIDGQGFLITNREIVSEDIEDFDYTPKPEFEGPFMIFNEPNEEAVIERFFSCIKEARPTVMVTYNGDFFDWPFVEARASVHGLDMYQEIGFRKNSEDVYQSTHCAHMDAFAWVNRDSYLPQGSRGLKAVTVAKLGYDPDELDPELMTPYAQERPQTLAEYSVSDAVATYYLYMKYVHPFIFSLCTIIPLGPDDCLRKGTGTLCEMLLMVQAYQKGIVLPNKHVQPREAFWEGHLLDSETYVGGHVESIECGVFRSDIPNNFAIDTTAIDELLDGLDAALRFTIEVEEKKKFEDVENYDEIKAQIVDRLMQLKTTPNRSERPLIYHLDVASMYPNIMTTNRLQPDSMIDEADCAACDFNRPGKTCDRRLPWSWRGEFLPAKRDEYNMIRHALENEKFPGKFGANSATRAFQDLSLDEQTGHVRKRLTDYSKKIYHKIHETKTIEREAIICQRENPFYVHTVRDFRDRRYDFKGKQKVWKGKTSELEKSGAAQSEIDEAKKMIILYDSLQLAHKVILNSFYGYVMRKGSRWYSLEMAGVTCLTGARIIQMARQIVERVGRPLELDTDGIWCILPATFPENFAFKMKGGKKLAISYPCAMLNHLVHAKFTNHQYEELVDPSSFKYEKHSDNSIFFEVDGPYKAMILPTSKEEDKNLKKRYAVFNDDGSLAELKGFEVKRRGELRLIKIFQQQIFKFFLEGSTLAETYGAVAKVANKWLDVLYSHGNMLADEELIDLICENKSMTKTLEEYGAQKSTAITTAKRLAEFLGEQMVKDKGLNCKYIISSRPKNAPVTERAVPVAILSAEDSIKRYYLRKWLKEDPGSMDPRDLIDWDYYLERLGSVIQKLITIPAALQKIKNPVPRVAHPEWLNRRIAQKEDKFQQVKMTDMFQKQPLKELDANRQPLRSGGDLEDFGATPMSKLKPAAAAKIVASQKRKVRDEPIAPVNPFDSLPEVMPSITEDYVGWLKYQKKKWKIQKAARKRRRQLFGEKRQDATDAIGTFFRNQAELLYTTDWQVLQLRETDSPGEVRAFVLIDKKVHQLKVVVPRQVYLNLKEDDLPDVSVDGVKAEKIVNHTLPNGHPSTHLFKLTMPEQVYVKEIEKLSMLFNHSSVEGVYERQVPLDVRAMLELGCVCTFDESQRGVLGKGLEQGFDLSTLRTVPPKKPYMASANFSYLALYHISAGDRQIYALFSSTKADVKIIVLNRARSEQGMPNVDRIYEEMLARKLEQTGGQPWQTTIEYQESLHFKTVQVTTQRRALQELGDAVKKMQKEETLPIMLVLQSHSATMLMHDLPILQNIPSLRLKPDETDKQLPPLGWQSFVAKRLVNHYLDLGSWVNHLLEFARYGNVPLCNLEVDEPRFLIDIAYARRLQKEKVVLWWSHDARPDHAGHEKDDILGGMEVVEMPSVNNPGTYSSVCIDLSVKNLAINTILSSAVLNEAEGAGGDPLGVSAAGAQEDALDETSHTIQSENAFASAGINALREMVRSWWSEACDAGGSSMADVLVQHLVRWVESPSSRLYDRNLHYYVQVMSRKAFQQLMSEFRRVGSHVVFANAGRLLLQTSKAEVGNAYAYSQYILKTISTKPAFHFLDLAITEYWDFLAWYDEFNYGGKGCVQVVEEDEQTLDTIMHWQIATFLPSILQPVFNQWVVEYIELMHGRKRPAGITNGAIPRATQLPIHASIFNSEKDDQTTPGTVLQKSFSKPLLKQIQQLIKRQRTEALHEELLSDWTFPTMPGSHLNPQNPALELVKSLMQVLSLDKTITLEARLLRKDLLHLFDIREFSSEGSFTNPSSSLCLKQLSCPECCVPRDIDLCRDVDLSVPSSSANEVTLAPNCENCSNVFSRLVIEERLLADVSKLSLQWMSQDLKCKKCARIRTNEFMEHCACAGEWVGTVDKGRIVKELRVYENVANYYGLRMLEDVVKGFKSGI; encoded by the coding sequence GCGAGCGTCGAGTACCAGCCCTATTTTCTCATCGGCGTGAAGAAAGGGCGAGAggcagaagtggaagagTGGGTAAGAAGAGCCCATGAGGGGCTAGTCAGAGGGGTGGAGAGGGTCGAGAAAGAGGACCTGAAGATGCCAAATCACCTGCTGGGCTATCGAAGGACATTCCTCAAATTGACATTCGCCAATGTCACCGATTTACTGGCTGTACGGCGCGTCCTACTGCCAATCGCGGAGACGAATAAGAGCAAAGTTTCAGCTATGGACACATACGCCGAGGTTGCGAGTGCCAATGCGGGCTTTGATCTGTTCGAGGATCATCACGAACCGGAACGAGACCGACGACCTGGTGGTATTGCAGACGCAAGCGATTTCATACAGGACATTCGAGAATACGATGTGCCTTACCACGTTCGAGTCGTCATTGACTTGGACATTCGGATAGGGAAGTGGTACAACGTGGAGGCGAAGCATGGACACATTACATTGAGCGGCCTGGAAGATCGGTTAACACGAGCGGATCCTGTGGTAATGGCCTACGATATTGAGACGACAAAACTGCCGCTGAAGTTCCCGGATGCAGCTATCGACCAGATCATGATGATATCGTACATGATTGATGGGCAAGGTTTCTTGATCACCAATCGTGAAATAGTCTCTGAAGACATCGAGGACTTTGACTACACTCCGAAGCCTGAATTCGAAGGACCTTTCATGATCTTCAATGAGCCGAATGAGGAAGCTGTAATCGAGAGATTCTTCAGCTGCATCAAGGAAGCTCGACCCACAGTCATGGTGACTTACAACGGAGATTTCTTCGATTGGCCTTTCGTGGAGGCACGAGCGAGTGTTCACGGGCTGGATATGTACCAAGAGATCGGCTTTCGAAAAAACAGCGAAGACGTCTACCAATCTACGCACTGCGCACATATGGACGCCTTTGCGTGGGTCAATCGAGATTCTTACCTGCCACAGGGATCGCGAGGTCTGAAGGCTGTCACAGTTGCCAAGTTGGGCTACGATCCGGACGAGCTGGACCCAGAACTCATGACACCATACGCGCAGGAACGGCCACAGACACTTGCAGAGTACTCCGTCTCTGATGCCGTGGCAACTTATTATCTGTACATGAAATATGTGCATCCGTTCATTTTCTCCCTCTGCACAATCATTCCGCTGGGACCAGACGACTGCCTTCGCAAAGGCACAGGAACTCTGTGTGAGATGTTGCTCATGGTGCAGGCATACCAGAAAGGGATTGTGCTCCCGAACAAGCACGTGCAACCTCGAGAGGCCTTCTGGGAAGGACATCTGCTGGATTCAGAGACCTATGTTGGTGGCCACGTTGAGAGTATCGAATGCGGTGTGTTCCGAAGTGATATCCCGAACAATTTTGCAATTGACACCACAGCTATCGATGAGCTTTTGGACGGCCTGGACGCCGCATTGCGTTTCACAATCGaagtcgaggagaagaagaaatttgaagatgtcgagaacTATGATGAGATCAAGGCGCAAATCGTAGACCGACTAATGCAGCTCAAGACGACACCCAACAGGAGCGAACGGCCACTGATATACCATCTGGACGTCGCATCCATGTATCCGAACATCATGACGACGAATCGATTACAGCCCGACAGCATGATTGACGAGGCGGATTGTGCAGCCTGTGACTTCAATCGGCCTGGGAAAACCTGTGACCGGCGATTGCCTTGGTCGTGGAGAGGAGAGTTCTTGCCCGCGAAGCGCGACGAGTACAACATGATTCGACACGCGCTTGAGAACGAAAAGTTCCCTGGCAAATTTGGCGCGAATAGCGCTACTCGAGCATTTCAAGATCTGAGCCTTGATGAACAGACTGGCCATGTTCGCAAACGATTGACGGACTACAGCAAAAAGATTTACCACAAAATCCACGAAACAAAGACCATCGAACGGGAGGCCATTATCTGCCAACGCGAGAACCCGTTTTATGTCCACACAGTCAGAGACTTCCGTGATCGTCGATACGATTTCAAGGGCAAGCAGAAAGTATGGAAGGGCAAAACTTCCGAGCTCGAAAAATCTGGTGCAGCACAAAGTGAGATCGatgaagcgaagaagatgatcatTCTGTATGACTCTTTGCAGCTTGCACACAAAGTCATTCTGAACTCCTTCTACGGATATGTCATGCGGAAGGGATCACGATGGTATTCGCTCGAAATGGCCGGTGTGACCTGCTTGACTGGTGCCCGTATCATCCAAATGGCACGTCAGATTGTTGAACGGGTTGGTCGACCATTGGAGCTTGATACTGATGGTATCTGGTGTATCTTGCCTGCAACATTCCCAGAGAACTTTGCGTTCAAGATGAAGGGTGGGAAGAAACTGGCTATTTCATATCCTTGCGCGATGTTGAACCACCTTGTCCACGCCAAGTTCACCAATCACCAGTACGAAGAGCTAGTGGATCCCTCGAGTTTCAAGTATGAAAAGCACAGCGACAActcgatcttcttcgaagTTGACGGTCCATACAAGGCCATGATCTTGCCTACGTCGAAAGAGGAGGACAAGAACTTGAAGAAGCGGTATGCAGTGTTCAACGATGATGGCTCGCTTGCAGAGCTGAAAGGCTTCGAAGTcaagcgaagaggagagctcAGGCTGATCAAGATCTTTCAGCAGCAGATTTTCAAGTTCTTCTTGGAAGGCAGTACACTCGCTGAGACGTATGGCGCTGTTGCTAAAGTCGCGAACAAGTGGCTCGATGTACTCTACTCGCACGGTAACATGCTTGCAGACGAGGAGCTGATCGACTTAATTTGCGAGAACAAAAGCATGACGAAGACACTTGAGGAGTATGGTGCGCAGAAATCTACTGCTATCACCACAGCAAAGCGTCTGGCCGAGTTTCTGGGCGAGCAGATGGTGAAGGACAAGGGTCTGAACTGCAAATACATCATCTCGTCGCGGCCAAAGAACGCGCCCGTCACCGAGCGAGCAGTACCGGTTGCTATTCTCTCTGCCGAGGACTCGATCAAACGTTATTATCTGCGCAAATGGTTGAAGGAGGATCCTGGCTCCATGGATCCCAGAGACCTCATCGACTGGGACTACTATCTTGAGCGCCTCGGCTCTGTCATTCAGAAACTCATCACGATTCCTGCCGCTTtgcagaagatcaagaaTCCTGTCCCTCGAGTTGCACATCCAGAATGGCTGAATCGCAGAATTGCTCAGAAAGAAGACAAGTTTCAACAGGTCAAAATGACGGACATGTTCCAGAAACAGCCGCTGAAGGAGCTGGATGCTAACAGGCAGCCGTTGCGATCAGGTGGCGATCTGGAGGATTTCGGCGCGACCCCGATGTCAAAGCTCAAACCCGCAGCTGCTGCAAAGATTGTCGCGAGCCAGAAGCGGAAAGTGAGAGACGAGCCAATCGCGCCAGTCAATCCATTCGACAGCTTGCCTGAAGTCATGCCGAGCATCACGGAAGACTACGTTGGGTGGCTGAAGTATCAGAAGAAAAAGTGGAAGATCCAAAAGGCGGCCAGAAAGAGACGGCGACAACTCTTTGGTGAGAAGAGGCAAGACGCTACTGATGCTATTGGAACCTTCTTCCGAAATCAAGCAGAACTACTGTACACCACAGATTGGCAAGTGCTACAACTCCGAGAGACCGACTCGCCTGGAGAAGTCAGAGCATTCGTGCTTATTGACAAAAAGGTACACCAGCTGAAAGTTGTCGTGCCCCGACAAGTATATCTCAACCTGAAAGAGGACGACCTACCTGACGTTTCCGTCGATGGTGTGAAAGCCGAGAAGATCGTCAACCACACCTTGCCCAACGGCCATCCTAGCACGCACCTGTTCAAGCTCACTATGCCTGAGCAAGTTTACGTCAAGGAGATTGAGAAGCTATCGATGCTTTTCAATCACTCCAGCGTAGAGGGTGTGTACGAGCGGCAGGTGCCTCTTGATGTGCGTGCGATGCTTGAGCTAGGATGTGTCTGCACATTCGACGAGAGCCAACGAGGTGTCCTGGGCAAAGGTTTGGAGCAGGGTTTCGATTTGTCGACACTACGCACGGTGCCACCAAAAAAGCCATATATGGCTTCTGCGAATTTCAGCTACCTGGCTCTGTACCACATTTCAGCTGGGGATAGACAGATATATGCTCTGTTCTCGTCAACGAAAGCAGACGTAAAGATCATTGTACTCAACCGGGCACGTAGTGAGCAGGGGATGCCAAATGTGGATCGCATCTACGAAGAAATGCTCGCTCGCAAGCTTGAGCAGACCGGTGGTCAACCTTGGCAGACGACCATTGAGTACCAAGAGAGCTTGCACTTCAAGACAGTTCAGGTGACAACGCAACGACGGGCGTTGCAAGAACTCGGAGACGCCGTCAAGAAGAtgcagaaagaagagactTTGCCAATCATGCTGGTGCTACAATCGCATTCCGCGACGATGCTGATGCATGATCTGCCGATTCTGCAGAACATCCCATCACTAAGACTGAAGCCCGATGAGACTGACAAACAACTTCCCCCTCTGGGGTGGCAATCATTCGTTGCGAAGAGACTGGTCAACCACTACCTCGATCTCGGCTCCTGGGTGAATCATTTACTGGAATTCGCTCGTTATGGGAATGTGCCGCTCTGCAACCTCGAAGTCGACGAACCCCGTTTCCTGATCGACATTGCATACGCGCGCCGCTTGCAGAAGGAAAAAGTTGTGCTCTGGTGGTCACACGATGCAAGACCCGACCATGCTGGCCATGAAAAAGACGACATTTTGGGTGGAATGGAAGTCGTGGAGATGCCTTCTGTCAACAATCCTGGCACCTACTCATCAGTGTGCATTGATCTCAGTGTCAAGAACTTGGCGATCAACACGATCCTGTCTTCTGCTGTCCTGAATGAGGCAGAGGGTGCAGGAGGAGATCCATTAGGCgtctctgctgctggagcacaAGAAGATGCCTTGGACGAAACTTCGCATACGATCCAGTCAGAAAATGCCTTCGCCTCCGCGGGCATCAATGCGCTTCGTGAGATGGTCCGCTCATGGTGGTCGGAGGCTTGCGACGCTGGTGGAAGCAGTATGGCCGATGTGCTAGTGCAGCATCTTGTACGGTGGGTCGAATCACCATCTTCTCGTCTTTACGACCGGAACCTGCACTACTATGTGCAAGTCATGTCTCGGAAGGCGTTCCAACAGCTCATGTCTGAGTTCCGACGGGTTGGCTCTCACGTTGTGTTCGCGAATGCTGGTCGATTACTTCTGCAGACCAGTAAGGCAGAAGTTGGGAATGCGTATGCATACAGCCAATACATCCTCAAGACGATCTCGACCAAGCCGGCTTTCCACTTTCTGGATTTGGCCATCACGGAATACTGGGACTTTCTTGCTTGGTATGATGAATTCAACTATGGCGGTAAGGGTTGCGtgcaggtggtggaggaagatgagcagACGCTTGACACGATCATGCACTGGCAAATTGCCACTTTCCTGCCGTCGATCCTTCAGCCTGTGTTCAATCAATGGGTTGTCGAATACATTGAGCTCATGCACGGCCGCAAGCGACCGGCTGGAATCACCAACGGTGCGATTCCAAGGGCTACTCAACTGCCCATCCACGCGAGCATTTTCAACTCCGAGAAGGATGACCAGACCACGCCAGGCACGGTTTTGCAGAAGAGCTTCTCGAAACCACTGTTGAAACAGATCCAGCAATTGATCAAGCGACAACGCACTGAGGCCTTGCACGAAGAACTCTTGAGTGATTGGACGTTCCCAACAATGCCAGGCTCACACCTGAACCCGCAGAACCCTGCCCTCGAGCTCGTGAAAAGCCTCATGCAAGTCCTGTCTCTCGACAAAACTATCACGCTCGAGGCGCGTCTACTGCGCAAAGACCTACTCCACCTTTtcgatattcgagagttctCATCCGAAGGAAGTTTCACCAATCCCAGCAGTAGTCTCTGTCTGAAACAGCTATCGTGTCCTGAATGCTGCGTCCCCAGAGACATCGATTTATGCCGCGATGTCGATCTCAGTGTGCCTTCATCCTCTGCGAATGAAGTCACCCTGGCACCCAATTGCGAAAACTGTTCGAATGTCTTCTCCCGACTCGTTATCGAAGAGCGTTTACTCGCGGATGTCAGCAAGTTGAGCCTGCAATGGATGAGCCAGGATTTGAAGTGTAAGAAGTGTGCAAGAATCCGGACGAATGAGTTCATGGAGCACTGTGCTTGCGCAGGAGAGTGGGTGGGAACAGTCGATAAAGGGAGGATCGTGAAGGAGCTGAGGGTTTACGAGAACGTGGCTAATTACTATGGGTTGAGGATGTTGGAGGATGTGGTGAAAGGATTCAAAAGTGGAATCTGA